The following is a genomic window from Aricia agestis chromosome 20, ilAriAges1.1, whole genome shotgun sequence.
GGCGGCCCTAGGGGGTGGTGAACATGACAATCGCCCGGGGGTCGGGGCCTCACTCTTGCAGAGGCCTCGCAAAGATCTGCCGGCTGCCGCCCAGGGCCTCGCAAAAATACCTTCCGCTCCGGGCCTCGCAATGACTAAGGCCGCCACTGGATgtgataaaaaatgaaaataaaattcaacaGGTATAGGATTTTTTATCTAGACAAAGCAAACACCTGCAGaggttttaaatttttcttcaaaagtgCTCGTAGTCATAGCGTTCGTTCCTGTTAACGTAGTTCCTAGCGTTCCTTACGTAAGCTGTAGGTCCCATTATTTTCAGTTAGTAGCTAAGCTTCAAACCTTTAAAAACATGGGACAGTTTTCACCATAAACTTACAATATACTGTCGGTTTTCACAAGTAGGTCCGAAAAAGGAACATAAAGTAACACGGAAGTGGACAGTTTTCAACTAAAAGAGACTTGCTAGGTTGCTGAGAGAAGCTTTCTGCAAGACCTTCCGTCAGTCAGGATGTCGATGTCGCAACAAaactaaggcccgtataaatagtcagtactcaagatgcatctcggtctcaagacttggttcaggctctgtgattggttggctgtcaaaatttggaccaatcacagagccgaaccgcgtcttgagaccgggtcgcatctaaTAGACAATGAGGTTGCCCGTTGGTTAAAGCCATGTTAAAGCTCATTCCATTATTTtgttaagtataatatagtGACAATAAGACATACAGCCACATATTTCTTCTTGTTCATCAACGCGAGCCCGAGATTGACATGCGCGGCGACGCACGTCGGATGCGCTGACAGGGCTGCCTTCAGCCGCGCCAGTGCTGCATCAACATCACGGTGCTGCAGCATCATGGCTGCTAACGCCAATGCTGCCGCGTGTTGTGCTGGCTGCTGCGCCAGCGCTTCTCCGAGTAATTGGAATGCGCGACGTGGCTCCCCAGCCCGGAGAAACAGCACGCCAGCTGATGCAAGAGTATCCGCGCCGCATGCTACTTGCCTATTGAGCGGGAAAATAGTCTTTAATGGATGCTGGTTGGTGTGCAGATggtaaaaatatatcttaaagCATGGGCAAAGAACTTCCTTCGAAATCAGAATTTCCTTCGATAAAAGTGATGTTTAAACACAACATACCTAATATCAGCCGCTCGCTTGATcgcttgtcaaaaatgtatggggaAGGTGGGATTTTAAGATGCATATTTCGATTTTAATTAGGTCGCAATTGGTGGGGCGAGGAGCGAGCAGGCGAATGCATGTTCTTGGTTCCCGCTATTAGAAAATCAGTAATCAGACAGGTCGTTATTGGTAGATCGCGATGCTGTCGTGATTTCTGTACAACAGTGACTCACGACAGCGCATGGTCTATGGCAACCAGCGCGGCGCTGCTGTCGCGGGTGGCGTACAGCAGGCTGGCCAGCAACGCGCCCGCCCGCACGCCGCTCGCGCCCACGCCACACCCTGCTGCACGTCGCCCAGCTACTACTGTCTGATACTCACGACAGCACGTGGTCTATGGCGGCCAGCGCGGCGCTGGTGTCGCGGGTGGCGTGCAGCAGGCTGGCCAGTAGCGCGCCCGCCCGCTCCCCACCGCCCGCCTGCACGCCCGCCCGCGCCCACGCCACACCCTGCTGCACGTCACCCAGCTTCGAGTAGCATTCCGCTAGAACATAAAATAatgactaattattattactgtaaagtgtaaagcAGTGGGAAGTTATCTAAGCTTTGCCAAAGCatcaaaaattttatattacctaCGCTAGACGGAGATTGTGGCAGTGGGCTATTTGATATCTGACGGCTGCAGAGGTCGTTAGTGGatgactgataagtgataactgataagtcaTAATTGTGATGTCGACTGCAAtggctgatgagtgatgactacTGATGATAGTGATGACTGATGGTAGATAACCGATGAGTTTGATGACTGATGATTGATGTGTCCACGCCATGACATACTGGTCGGGTGGAATTAGGTAAAATATAagaaagtaagtaaataaattttaccCAAAGCGCAGAATATCTCGGGATCgggatattttgtaattttgttgGCTTCCAAATACGCCTCCAGTGATAGTTGGAATCTGCCTTGACGAAATCTATAACAAAAGGATCTTGGCAGTGATAAAAgagtgaaatatattttttccgcGACATGTCGTGTCGCTTTGCTGCAGCGTAGTATCGCCTAGTGTGTCAGTGTCCCATTAAAGAAGAAGCAGCGGCAGTGGctgaataatgaatatataaACGCCTTTATATTCAGCCACTGCCGCTGCTCCTCGCGCTGCCGGCAATATTGCCCTGAAATTGAATCCTTCTGCAGCAGTAATGACGCGAGTGAGCGTTTACACTCAGCTCTCTACATAGAGTTCgactgtttatgaacgtggcgagaaaaggaactaatcgcttttatcatacaaaaacgtcatttttgacagttctcctttaccagcagcgcacattgactgacattgacacattcaattaaagccttgtcgaactgtacactTGCCGCTGCGGGCAGCGACAGCGGCATGACGAGTAGCAGCGTTAATGACAATTTACGATCTCGCGCTGCCCACTTCCCTGCTCACTTCCCTGCTAAATGTAAACGGCCCATAGACTTACAAGCATTTGGCGACTTGCTTCAAAGGTTCAGGGTCATGCGGATGCAATCGTATACAACTGTGAAACTTCTCTACTGCCTCTTGAAGTCTGCCTGCATCTGCTAATATAGATCCCTGAAATCAATCACGAAGTTTCAATAGTGCTTTAGTAAAGTAAGATGAGTCAACTGTCGAGTAAACGCCGCGCACAAGATTATAATCTTTCAAAAAAAATAGAAGTGGACACGCAATGTTACATCTTGTCTCTTTGGTGGGGCGAGGTCGAGTAACTGAGTAAATACGCTATTGGTTGATCTATGATCACACGCAGTAGCGGCGACCGCCCAACCCctagggcgccggataaaaaggggcgctgaaggcaaacaaaagagGTGCCAACTTTTTCACCCAGCACCCTGGGAGCCGAAGAATTCTCGTCCAGGGCGCTGGAAGTGCTAAAACCGACACCGATCACACGGGTTGCAATTGGTAAATGGCGATAGTTTTTGCGTGGCTGATAATAATTGTCTTTTTTCACCTACCTTTACGAAGTGAGAAAATCTATGAGTGTTGTTCGTTTGAGAAAGAAGTTCGTCAGCTAAATCTAGACATAGTGCATGCTCCCCTCTCACGTAACGAGCATGGAGCAACCAGTTTCGATTTCCTTGTcgaaaatctataaaaaaatcggtcaagtgcgaatcggactcgtgcacgaagggttccgtatcaatgcccttgcccccttatttaataaaaaaaatatatatagagcaaaaatagacaaaaaaatgtgttttttgtattggagcccctctttaatttttattttaataatattatacacttttaGACATATAAGGCTGCTGTGAAAATATcatgtgcctacctgttgccattattgatatcgagcaaaaaaggccaaaaaaaatcacgtttgttgtatgggagccccccataaatattaattttatcttgtttttagtatttgttgttatttcggcaacagatatacacaatctgtgaaaaatatcgaatctgtaaaagacatcgaagtctcagtcccgtttttatcctttgggtacggaacactaaaaaattaaaatttaaaaataaataaatattcaagatGCAATAACTTgcagaatttaaattataccCAATGTTTTCCACACCTGTGTCTTTTTCGATGGTTgaatattttctcattttaaatttgaattaagaATATAAGTAAGTTAAAAGTAATTAAACCTTTTTATCGTTTATTTACGTTTACATTTCTATGGCAACCTGGGCACTGGCCTCGGAAATCTCTCTCTTCACATTATTCGTTACTTTACAATATATTTGTATTTACGTATTtgataattgttattaaaatttcacATCTAATGTAAGGTTTTTTGACtttttacaattaattatattttatagggcGGTCCTACCctggttttaaactttataatattatgcctacGCCTACTGTAATGTAcactaaaaaataaatgataacaaaaatcatttgtcatgacattgacaaatgacaactCACAGCTGATTGATAACAAACGTCTAAATGCCAaatgcaataataaaatttttgtaaaaggaaaattatttgattaaTGTGTAAAAACTATGTAGATAAATAGTCCT
Proteins encoded in this region:
- the LOC121737457 gene encoding Bardet-Biedl syndrome 4 protein homolog; amino-acid sequence: MATDFRQGNRNWLLHARYVRGEHALCLDLADELLSQTNNTHRFSHFVKGSILADAGRLQEAVEKFHSCIRLHPHDPEPLKQVAKCLFRQGRFQLSLEAYLEANKITKYPDPEIFCALAECYSKLGDVQQGVAWARAGVQAGGGERAGALLASLLHATRDTSAALAAIDHVLSQVACGADTLASAGVLFLRAGEPRRAFQLLGEALAQQPAQHAAALALAAMMLQHRDVDAALARLKAALSAHPTCVAAHVNLGLALMNKKKYVAALTCLQRAAVSAPLSARASHALGLALLVCRRPASAFCRLAAAAAIRPDRPLTVLLIGIALERLGDSRADAAYIRAAALAPDDPLIRLNLAGRYARVGKLREALEEARATALLLQREPDSQLASSLATLMSSLQQAGVNLEQPAAEVQVKDALSSVPDDELAPDEV